The following DNA comes from Nitrospinota bacterium.
ATCCATTCTTCCCTTGCCAGTTTTCCCGTTACCGTTTACTCTTTTCATGTGACCTCCTTGCTTTCCGTTGTTTTCGTTCAAAAACATGGTAGCAGGTGAGGTCATACCTTCGTTTCAACTAAGTTTAGGACACTTTCGAAAGGGCGGCTTTGCGCTTTCTTAAAATCAGGGAAGCTCATTCCAGGCGGAGGCTATTTTTTGAGCAAGACCTGAACCGTCAACCGGGGAAATGGGAATATGCAAAGAAGGATTTGCCACGGGATGTTCATGCCATCCGCGAATACTATCTGAATCAATGCCCCAAATGCGGGAGCCATCGCCGATCATGGCGAACGCTACCGTCCCGGTGCGCCCATTAAGATAAACCTGTATAAACCGATCTTTGGCAAGGATAACGCGCCCTTTGACGATGAACGCTTCTGAATGAAATGTGACGCCATGGACAAATTCAAGGCTGGAAATTGAGTGGAGAAAAGAGCGGACAAATCCGTCTATATCCATTCGGCTTTCAACGTTTCGTAGTGTTCTTTAAGGGTCTGGGCTTCTTCCCATTCCCAAAAGTCTTTTTCAACATCATGGGAAAAGGGGTCTTTACCCAGATCACCGGCGCTGGTTTTCTCCTTGAATTCGCTAAAGTCCATTTTCCATTTTTCACGAAAGCCGGAAATGATTTTGTCGAGGCTGGCTGTTTTAAGCTCTATATAGTCGCTGAATACCGTCCTCAAGGCGTTGTCCATGTCGGAAGAGCCTGTCGTCTTCAGCAGGAACTCGCCAAGTTTTGGGGAGATAACAGTCATTACAGTGGCTCCGAGAATATGGTAACAGTTTAAGCTTGTTGGATGACGAAGCGCAAGAGGGATGAGTGGACGCCCAGGACTGGGGAAGTGTCAGACAAATTACCGTCACTGTACACATCGTCTTATTTGTAATCGTATATAAGGATACTTGCCGCCGTCGGCTGGATCATATGAAAACAGTAAATACATTTCATCAATGTTCTTTGCTGGAATTGGTGGCATTTTGCGAATCCCTTCACCCATATCATTATATGTGATAGTGGACTCATCCGTATGTACTACCAAAATGACTTTGGAATAGCTTTTGGATGACCTCACCTCACCAAGCTTTCCATCCTTTACTGTAACAATATTATTCAATTTATCAATTACATCTGACAATTGCCACACGCAATAAACCTGACTACCACTTTGGCACTTTTCAACGGCTTCTTGGCTTACTAACTCAGTAACTTCAACAGCGACTAGAGCGCCTAATTTATCCTCGGCAATACAATCGGGCGGATCTTTATCAGACCACCTTGGGTTTCTTAATTCAAATTCGCCATTAAGCTCCTTTGCATTAATTAAGTCCCTCAAAATCCCTAGTTCTTTTACGCGTTTATCAGGCCAATCGAAAAAAGGCGAATATTTACGTTGCCGATCAATTGCGTTCTTCAATTCTTCAAATTCGTCATCCATTTCTATAACCCAAATATTGTATAACATCCCCTCGATGCCATCGCCATTCGTTTATCTGACTAGCCTATTCACCAGTTCCGGGTAACGTGGGAATGCGCTATCAAGACTAAGAAGACTCGCGTCATGCTCCAACGCTGTGGCTATGATTATCCGATCGAACGGATCCTTGCTTATTTCCGCAAGGTTCACGGCTCGTTCGGCGATGGATGGCGATAAATGAAAAATCTCTATCCCGGATTTTTCCAGAGCCTCGTTGAACCATTGTCCTGGCGGAACCGGCAGTTCCAGACGGCCGCGCTTTGCCGCCAACGCTATTTCGAAGCACGATACGCTGGCCACCCCGGCCCTCTCGCTTGTGTTTAGCGCTGAAAGAAAAGTGGATGGCAACCGGTCATGCTCCAGATTCACCCACCAGAACCATACATGGGTGTCCAGAACGATCATTTAAGGCATTCCCAGTCTGATTCCGGAATCACCGGGGATATGATATCCCCCAAAGTCTTCCCTTTGCCGGCTATCATGGGAGATGGCCGCCGCCTTACCGGGCGTTCATCCGGTATTGCGGAGCCGGGCACTTCCGTTACGATAACGCGCATACGCTCTTTGCCGGGAGCCTGGTTTACCCATTTCAACTGGCCGTGATCGTATATAGCCTCGTAACTTTGCGGCATCCGCATACCCTCCATTCGGCATGATATATTTTACCCGCTTTTGCCGGAGAAGAACAGCAAGGAGGCAAAAAAGGCCGGGAAGCTTAAAACTCCCCGGCCTTTATCAAATCACACCCCCTCGGTCACGAAAGCGTGACCACTCCCCCTTGTAAAGGGGGAGAAACGGGGATTAATACATCCCTTCCATGCCGCCGCCGCCGGGCATCGAAGGCATCTTCTTGTCCTCCTCCGGCAGGTCTGCGATCATCGCTTCGGTGGTCAGCAGAAGGCTGGCTATCGAAGAGGCGTTCTGCAGCGCCGTGCGGGTCACCTTCGTCGGGTCGATAATCCCCGCCTCGAGCATGTCCACATACTCGCCGGACGCGGCGTTGAGCCCCACGTTCTGCTTGTCCTTGAGCACGTGCTGGACCACAACGGAACCTTCCAGCCCGGCGTTGCCGGCGATCTGGCGCAGCGGCTCTTCGAGCGCGCGGCGGATGATGTTCACGCCGATCTCCTGGTCCTTGTTCGTCGTTTCCACCTTCTCAAGCGCGTTGACGCAGCGGATAAGCGCCACGCCGCCGCCGGGGACGATGCCTTCTTCCACCGCCGCGCGGGTGGCGTGAAGCGCGTCTTCCACGCGGGCCTTCTTCTCCTTCATCTCAGTCTCGGTGGCCGCGCCCACGTTGATCACAGCCACGCCGCCGACGAGCTTTGCAAGCCGCTCCTGGAGCTTCTCGCGGTCGTAATCGGAGGTGGTCTCTTCGATCTGGTTGCGGATCTGCTTTACGCGCCCTTCTATGTCCTTGCCTTTGCCTTTGCCTTCCACGATGGTGGTGTTGTCCTTGTCCACCGTGATGCGTTTGGCCTGGCCCAGGTCCTCAAGGCCCACGCTCTCCAACTTCACGCCAAGCTCTTCGCTGATGACGTTGCCGCCGGTGAGGATGGCGATGTCTTTCAACATCTCTTTGCGCCTGTCGCCAAAACCGGGGGCCTTCACCGCGCACACCTGAAGGGTGCCGCGCAGCTTGTTGACCACCAGGGTGGCCAGCGCCTCCCCTTCCACGTCCTCGGCCACGATGATAAGCGGCTTGCCCATCTTCGCGATCTTTTCCAGGATCGGCAGCATGTCTTTCATGTTGCTGATCTTCTTCTCGTTGAGAAGGATGTAAGCGTCCTCAAGATGGCACTCCATCTTGTCCGGATTGGTGACGAAGTACGGGGAAAGGTAGCCGCGGTCAAACTGCATCCCCTCGACGATCTCCAGCGAGGTCTCCATGCTCTTGGCTTCCTCGACCGTGATCACGCCGTCCTTGCCCACCTTGTCCATCGCCTCGGCGATAAGCTGGCCGATGCTCTGGTCGTTATTGGCGGAAATGGCGCCGACCTGGGCGATCTCCTTCTTGTCCTTGGTGGCCTTGGAAAGCTTCTTGAGCTTCTCGAGCACTTTTTCCACGGCCAGGTCTATGCCGCGCTTCACGTCCATCGGGTTGGCCCCGGCGGCCACGGTCTTCATCCCCTCGCGGAAGATGGCCTGGGCCAGCACGGTGGCGGTGGTGGTGCCGTCGCCGGCGATGTCCGAAGTCTTGGAGGCCACCTCGTTGACGAGCTGGGCGCCCATGTTCTCGTATGGGTCCTTAAGCTCCACTTCCTTGGCGACGGTGACGCCGTCCTTGGTGATGATCGGGGAGCCGAATTTCTTGCTGATGATCACGTTGCGGCCTTTCGGGCCCAAGGTGACTTTCACCGCGTTGGCAAGCTGGTCCACGCCCCGCATGATCTTGTGACGGGCGTCTTCGCTGTATGATATCTGTTTGGCCATTTATCTAGTCCTCACCTCGTGTGTTTGGTTCGTTGTTTAAGCTTGTTACTCGATGATTCCGAGGATGTCGTCCTCGCGCATGAGCAGGTACTCCTCGCCCTCGATCTTGATCTCGGTGCCGGCGTATTTGGAGTAGATCACCTTGTCCCCCTTTTTCACCGACATGGGGCGCACCTTGCCGTCTTCCAGCAATTTACCGGAGCCGACGGCGATAACGGACC
Coding sequences within:
- a CDS encoding type II toxin-antitoxin system VapC family toxin; this translates as MIVLDTHVWFWWVNLEHDRLPSTFLSALNTSERAGVASVSCFEIALAAKRGRLELPVPPGQWFNEALEKSGIEIFHLSPSIAERAVNLAEISKDPFDRIIIATALEHDASLLSLDSAFPRYPELVNRLVR
- the groL gene encoding chaperonin GroEL (60 kDa chaperone family; promotes refolding of misfolded polypeptides especially under stressful conditions; forms two stacked rings of heptamers to form a barrel-shaped 14mer; ends can be capped by GroES; misfolded proteins enter the barrel where they are refolded when GroES binds) — translated: MAKQISYSEDARHKIMRGVDQLANAVKVTLGPKGRNVIISKKFGSPIITKDGVTVAKEVELKDPYENMGAQLVNEVASKTSDIAGDGTTTATVLAQAIFREGMKTVAAGANPMDVKRGIDLAVEKVLEKLKKLSKATKDKKEIAQVGAISANNDQSIGQLIAEAMDKVGKDGVITVEEAKSMETSLEIVEGMQFDRGYLSPYFVTNPDKMECHLEDAYILLNEKKISNMKDMLPILEKIAKMGKPLIIVAEDVEGEALATLVVNKLRGTLQVCAVKAPGFGDRRKEMLKDIAILTGGNVISEELGVKLESVGLEDLGQAKRITVDKDNTTIVEGKGKGKDIEGRVKQIRNQIEETTSDYDREKLQERLAKLVGGVAVINVGAATETEMKEKKARVEDALHATRAAVEEGIVPGGGVALIRCVNALEKVETTNKDQEIGVNIIRRALEEPLRQIAGNAGLEGSVVVQHVLKDKQNVGLNAASGEYVDMLEAGIIDPTKVTRTALQNASSIASLLLTTEAMIADLPEEDKKMPSMPGGGGMEGMY
- the groES gene encoding co-chaperone GroES; the encoded protein is MGVKVKPLHDRVLIQAAEAKETMKGGIIIPDSAKEKPQEGSVIAVGSGKLLEDGKVRPMSVKKGDKVIYSKYAGTEIKIEGEEYLLMREDDILGIIE